In one Neobacillus sp. CF12 genomic region, the following are encoded:
- the ilvA gene encoding threonine ammonia-lyase IlvA, which produces MNQQVDQKEKAFQVEDIIIASHTIKDVISPTPLQYNHLLSERYGCHIYLKREDMQSVRSFKIRGAYNRIKKLTEEELQNGIICASAGNHAQGVAYSCNHLKINGKVFMPSTTPKQKVNQVKFWGKEHVEIVLVGDTFDDAYEKARECSLVENRTFIHPFDDPDVIAGQGTVAVELLNDCQEKIDYLFGAIGGGGLLSGVGTYMKHFSPETKLIGVEPQGAAGMKESIFNGEVTSLKEIDPFVDGAAVKTVGSMTFEICKEVVDDIVVVPEGKVCTTLLSLYNENAIVVEPTGALSIAALDQFTEEIKGKTVVCIVSGGNNDIGRMQEIKERSKLYEGLQHYFIVQFPQRPGALREFLDDVLGPNDDISHFEYTKKNNRETGPALVGIELKSRDDYFPLLERIKAKGFDFREINKDSTLFQMLV; this is translated from the coding sequence ATGAATCAACAAGTTGATCAAAAAGAAAAAGCCTTTCAAGTAGAGGATATTATTATTGCAAGCCACACCATTAAGGATGTGATTTCGCCAACTCCTCTGCAATATAATCATTTATTGTCTGAGAGATATGGTTGTCATATTTACTTAAAGCGTGAGGACATGCAAAGTGTTCGTTCCTTTAAGATTCGCGGAGCTTATAATCGAATTAAAAAACTAACTGAAGAAGAATTACAAAATGGAATTATCTGTGCTAGTGCCGGCAATCACGCTCAAGGAGTGGCATATTCCTGCAATCACTTGAAAATCAACGGAAAAGTCTTTATGCCGAGTACTACTCCAAAACAAAAGGTTAATCAAGTAAAATTTTGGGGTAAGGAACATGTGGAAATTGTTTTAGTAGGGGATACCTTTGACGACGCATATGAAAAGGCAAGGGAATGTAGTTTAGTAGAAAATAGAACCTTTATCCACCCGTTCGATGATCCAGATGTGATTGCGGGTCAAGGAACAGTGGCAGTTGAACTGTTGAATGATTGTCAGGAAAAGATTGATTACCTCTTTGGGGCTATTGGAGGAGGGGGGCTCCTTTCTGGAGTCGGTACTTATATGAAACACTTCTCACCAGAGACCAAATTAATTGGAGTAGAACCGCAGGGAGCTGCAGGAATGAAGGAGTCCATTTTCAATGGAGAGGTAACCTCCCTGAAAGAAATTGATCCGTTTGTAGATGGAGCAGCAGTTAAGACCGTGGGCTCCATGACTTTTGAGATTTGTAAAGAAGTAGTTGATGACATTGTAGTCGTACCCGAAGGAAAGGTCTGCACTACACTGTTATCTCTCTATAACGAAAATGCAATTGTTGTTGAACCTACAGGTGCACTTTCCATTGCGGCATTAGATCAATTTACCGAGGAAATTAAAGGTAAAACAGTTGTTTGTATCGTCAGTGGCGGGAATAATGATATCGGCCGGATGCAAGAAATTAAAGAGCGTTCGAAACTCTATGAAGGTCTGCAGCATTACTTTATCGTCCAATTCCCACAACGTCCAGGTGCTTTACGTGAATTTTTAGATGATGTTTTAGGGCCAAATGATGATATCAGCCATTTTGAATACACCAAAAAGAATAACCGTGAAACCGGTCCAGCTCTAGTAGGAATTGAGTTGAAATCTAGAGATGATTATTTCCCATTGCTGGAGCGAATTAAGGCAAAAGGGTTTGATTTTAGAGAAATCAATAAAGACAGCACCTTGTTCCAAATGCTTGTATAA
- a CDS encoding amidohydrolase: MSKTIYTNGIIYTLDTNQPVVESVVVENGRILDLGSHHEMNLQWGRAGARVIDLQGKMVTPGLIDSHLHMSGVAFNFLDLELTGVTSKSEMLDKIKQKADTLAPGQWLIGMGWDENLFTEGSTPTIEELDYVAPHCPIYLKRICYHAFLVNSKALEMSQYHPSIEMPKGGRVVLDPHTKKPTGLLLESASQIITKHIPDKTYDELKTGLGHAMKFAIKKGLTSVHTNDPAYLGGLEQTYRMYDELINHEGKGLRCNLLIDYPYLPALKEKGMFAGYGNEKLQVGAVKIFADGAFGRRTALLSEPYHDDPTQYGEAMQTEEVLYNIIKDARKQSMPIAVHTIGDQALENVLDILDQFPKVNYRDRIIHTSLVREDLIDRLADPSIVADIQPRFVVGDYPWVIERIGKEREAYLYAWKSLLSKGVICAGGSDAPVEPVDPLLGIHAAVTRKTPGNSECWNESQKISMLEAVKLFTVGGAYATNEEAIKGSISKGKLADMTVYSNNLFALENPDELLTTNIEMTIINGEIQEI, encoded by the coding sequence GTGTCAAAGACAATTTACACAAATGGAATAATATATACACTCGACACCAATCAACCTGTGGTTGAATCGGTTGTAGTAGAGAATGGCAGAATCTTAGATTTAGGTTCACATCACGAAATGAACCTGCAATGGGGAAGAGCTGGCGCAAGAGTAATTGATCTGCAGGGAAAGATGGTTACTCCAGGTCTTATAGACAGCCACTTACACATGTCAGGTGTAGCCTTTAATTTTTTAGACTTAGAATTAACTGGTGTTACTTCTAAATCTGAAATGCTTGATAAAATAAAGCAAAAAGCCGATACCCTGGCACCTGGTCAGTGGTTAATTGGAATGGGTTGGGATGAAAATCTGTTTACCGAAGGGTCTACTCCAACTATAGAGGAACTAGATTATGTGGCGCCACATTGTCCAATTTACTTAAAAAGAATTTGCTATCATGCATTTTTAGTAAATAGTAAAGCACTTGAAATGAGTCAGTATCATCCTTCGATCGAAATGCCGAAGGGTGGAAGGGTTGTACTGGATCCACATACAAAAAAGCCTACAGGTCTTTTGTTGGAATCTGCGTCACAGATAATAACCAAACACATCCCAGACAAAACGTACGATGAGTTAAAAACTGGTTTGGGTCATGCGATGAAATTTGCTATTAAAAAAGGCTTAACTAGTGTACATACCAATGATCCTGCCTATTTAGGCGGGCTTGAGCAAACCTATCGGATGTATGATGAATTAATTAATCATGAAGGAAAAGGGTTACGTTGTAATCTTTTGATTGATTATCCTTACTTGCCTGCATTAAAGGAAAAAGGAATGTTTGCCGGTTATGGGAATGAGAAATTGCAGGTTGGTGCGGTAAAAATATTTGCTGACGGTGCATTTGGACGGAGGACCGCTTTGCTTTCTGAGCCGTATCATGATGATCCAACTCAATACGGAGAAGCTATGCAAACAGAGGAAGTTCTTTATAACATTATTAAGGATGCAAGGAAGCAATCCATGCCGATAGCGGTACATACGATCGGTGATCAAGCATTGGAAAATGTACTCGATATCCTCGATCAATTTCCAAAAGTGAACTATCGTGATCGGATTATTCACACCTCTTTAGTTCGTGAGGATTTAATAGATCGATTGGCCGACCCAAGTATCGTTGCGGATATTCAACCGAGGTTTGTTGTGGGTGATTATCCATGGGTGATCGAACGGATAGGAAAGGAGCGGGAGGCTTATCTATATGCCTGGAAATCTCTGCTATCTAAAGGCGTTATCTGTGCCGGTGGTTCTGATGCTCCAGTAGAACCTGTTGATCCATTGCTTGGTATTCACGCAGCGGTTACTCGAAAAACCCCAGGAAATAGTGAGTGCTGGAATGAGAGTCAAAAAATTTCAATGCTTGAAGCCGTAAAGCTTTTCACAGTCGGTGGAGCCTATGCAACAAACGAAGAAGCAATAAAGGGGTCCATTTCGAAAGGGAAGTTAGCAGATATGACGGTGTATTCTAACAATCTCTTTGCATTGGAAAATCCTGACGAACTGTTAACAACAAACATTGAAATGACGATCATTAATGGGGAGATTCAAGAAATTTAA
- a CDS encoding toast rack family protein: protein MKKVFFTGVLGMSLMVAVTGCGVFANGSEENGNVTIEKDKAKELHLELTLGAGELNVEKGADEWVEGSINYNQDKLKPEVSYKLKGDKGIAVIDQENKGLLDKINFGELKNEWNLALSDEIPLNLVVNSGASDTNLDLKGLNLKELDVNAGVGDITIDLSGKWKKSFDAVLALGVGQSTIILPEDVGVKIESSKGIGTADFVGFISTGDGIYVNEAYEDADVIINLKTDLGVGESIFKLK, encoded by the coding sequence ATGAAAAAAGTATTTTTTACTGGAGTATTGGGAATGTCGTTGATGGTAGCAGTGACTGGATGTGGAGTGTTTGCGAATGGAAGTGAAGAAAATGGAAATGTTACAATTGAGAAAGATAAGGCAAAAGAATTGCATCTGGAACTGACCCTTGGTGCCGGAGAGCTCAATGTTGAAAAAGGTGCAGATGAATGGGTTGAGGGTTCTATCAATTACAATCAAGACAAACTAAAACCTGAAGTCTCATATAAACTTAAAGGTGATAAAGGAATTGCAGTTATTGACCAAGAGAATAAAGGACTACTGGATAAAATAAATTTCGGTGAACTGAAAAACGAGTGGAATCTAGCTCTATCAGATGAAATTCCTCTAAATTTAGTTGTTAATTCAGGTGCTTCTGACACAAATTTAGATTTAAAGGGTTTAAACCTTAAAGAACTTGACGTAAATGCTGGTGTCGGCGATATCACGATTGACCTAAGTGGCAAGTGGAAAAAGAGTTTTGACGCAGTCTTAGCATTAGGTGTTGGCCAATCTACGATTATTCTTCCAGAAGATGTAGGTGTCAAAATTGAATCATCAAAAGGAATTGGGACAGCGGATTTTGTTGGTTTTATCTCCACTGGGGATGGAATTTACGTCAACGAAGCCTACGAAGATGCAGATGTAATTATTAACCTCAAAACAGATTTAGGTGTGGGAGAGTCGATATTTAAATTAAAATAG
- the yyaC gene encoding spore protease YyaC, with the protein MGIRSISTSISSKPNVVIPYNHRLAPLFIRQTLYSLIPQGTEHIYVIGIGSNRISGDSLGPFVGTLLKNSFPDHLTVLGNLQSPLDATTLVPELTSFTFNKNSFVIGIDSVFGSEEIVNSIVINDGPIVPGIGLGNILPPIGDCGIKGVVLENDPALKNSLLCTDLNLVYTMATSIAKGISLTVRQYFKYPSNHPLILIR; encoded by the coding sequence ATGGGTATCCGTTCTATTAGTACCAGTATTAGCTCTAAACCGAATGTAGTTATCCCTTATAATCATAGACTAGCACCTCTTTTTATCCGGCAAACACTTTATTCACTTATACCGCAGGGAACGGAGCATATTTATGTGATTGGGATTGGCTCTAATCGAATTAGTGGTGATAGCCTTGGACCTTTTGTTGGAACCCTGCTAAAGAACAGTTTTCCTGATCATTTAACTGTTTTAGGAAATCTGCAATCTCCGTTAGACGCGACAACACTTGTTCCAGAGTTAACCTCCTTCACTTTTAATAAAAATAGTTTTGTTATTGGTATTGATAGTGTTTTTGGCAGCGAAGAAATAGTGAACTCAATTGTGATAAATGACGGACCAATTGTTCCTGGCATTGGCCTCGGAAATATTCTTCCTCCGATTGGAGATTGCGGTATAAAAGGCGTCGTTCTCGAGAATGACCCTGCATTAAAAAATTCGCTTCTTTGTACCGACCTTAACCTCGTTTATACTATGGCAACCTCGATTGCAAAAGGGATCTCACTTACAGTTAGGCAATATTTTAAGTATCCTTCCAATCACCCGCTAATCCTTATAAGATAG
- a CDS encoding FAD-binding dehydrogenase gives MKVDVIVVGAGLAGLVATAELTESGKKVLLLDQEPETNLGGQAWWSFGGLFLVDSPEQRRLGIKDSRELAWQDWLGAAGFDRVNDEDFWGKKWAEAYVDFAAGEKRVWLQKMGVRFFPVVGWAERGGYLAEGHGNSVPRFHIVWGTGPGIVQPFEKSVREGIAAGLVDYRPRHQVNTLLTENGAVIGVNGSILVPSSAARGEKSSRDVMGAFEFKAQAVIVTSGGIGGNHELIRRNWPARLGSPPKNMISGVPDHVDGRMLEITENAGGRIVNRDRMWHYTEGIKNWNPVWSNHGIRILPGPSSIWLDAKGKRFQVPNFPGFDTLGTLEGILQTGYDYSWFILTQKIIEKEFALSGSEQNPDLTGKSIKKVLSRILPGPTSPVKAFMDKGEDFVIADNLTNLVEGMNNLTGEPLLNFAEIERQITARDREMDNKFTKDLQVTAIRGARNYLGDKLIRVASPHKILDPKNGPLIAVRLNIVSRKTLGGLQTDLSGRVLDSAGIPVPGLYAAGEVCGFGGGGVHGYRALEGTFLGGCLFTGRQAGRALVKEL, from the coding sequence ATGAAGGTTGATGTCATTGTAGTGGGTGCTGGACTAGCCGGTTTAGTAGCTACAGCAGAGTTGACAGAATCAGGTAAGAAAGTCCTTCTTCTCGATCAAGAACCAGAGACTAATCTAGGCGGACAGGCATGGTGGTCTTTTGGCGGGTTGTTTCTTGTCGATTCACCAGAACAGAGAAGGTTGGGAATTAAAGATTCGCGCGAACTCGCCTGGCAAGATTGGTTGGGGGCAGCAGGATTTGATAGAGTTAACGATGAAGACTTTTGGGGTAAAAAATGGGCAGAGGCCTATGTAGACTTTGCTGCGGGTGAAAAACGAGTATGGCTGCAAAAGATGGGCGTTCGATTCTTTCCAGTTGTCGGCTGGGCAGAGCGTGGAGGATATCTGGCTGAAGGACATGGAAATTCCGTACCTCGATTTCACATTGTTTGGGGAACTGGACCAGGAATTGTGCAGCCGTTTGAAAAAAGTGTCCGTGAAGGTATAGCTGCTGGTCTGGTTGACTATCGGCCACGTCATCAGGTCAATACATTACTCACCGAAAATGGTGCTGTCATTGGAGTAAATGGATCCATCCTCGTCCCTAGTTCTGCTGCCCGCGGCGAGAAAAGTTCCCGTGATGTAATGGGAGCTTTTGAGTTTAAGGCACAGGCTGTTATCGTGACAAGTGGCGGAATTGGCGGAAATCACGAGTTGATAAGGAGAAATTGGCCAGCACGTCTCGGGTCTCCGCCAAAAAACATGATATCTGGTGTTCCAGACCATGTTGACGGAAGAATGCTAGAAATCACTGAAAATGCTGGCGGCAGAATTGTAAACCGTGATCGGATGTGGCACTATACGGAAGGTATAAAAAACTGGAACCCAGTTTGGAGTAATCATGGTATCCGCATTCTTCCAGGTCCTTCTTCTATTTGGCTTGATGCGAAAGGAAAGCGTTTTCAAGTCCCTAATTTCCCTGGATTTGATACATTAGGGACCCTGGAGGGGATCCTGCAAACAGGATACGATTATTCTTGGTTTATCTTAACTCAGAAAATAATAGAAAAAGAGTTTGCCCTTTCCGGCTCGGAACAAAACCCAGACTTAACAGGGAAAAGTATTAAAAAAGTCCTATCCCGCATTCTTCCAGGACCAACATCACCAGTAAAAGCCTTTATGGATAAAGGTGAGGATTTTGTCATTGCAGACAATTTAACCAATCTTGTCGAAGGAATGAATAATCTTACGGGGGAACCCCTGCTTAATTTTGCCGAGATTGAACGACAAATTACAGCACGAGACCGAGAAATGGACAATAAATTTACCAAGGACCTTCAAGTGACGGCCATTCGCGGAGCTCGCAACTATCTTGGTGACAAGCTAATTCGTGTAGCCTCCCCTCATAAAATCCTTGATCCTAAGAATGGACCATTGATTGCAGTTCGTTTAAATATTGTCAGTCGAAAAACACTGGGTGGTCTGCAGACGGATTTATCTGGTCGAGTATTGGACTCTGCAGGTATACCTGTTCCAGGCTTATATGCGGCCGGTGAGGTTTGTGGTTTTGGCGGCGGAGGTGTTCATGGCTACCGGGCTCTTGAAGGAACCTTCCTCGGCGGCTGTCTTTTTACTGGCAGACAGGCAGGACGTGCACTTGTAAAAGAATTATAG